In the Methyloterricola oryzae genome, ACATTCCATTCCTTGGGCACTGTCCAGTCGAACGCCTGCGTCCCGGTAGGAACTGCCACCATATCCAGCCCAATCCGCGAGCCAATCACCTCGAGCGTATCGCGCACACCTTGACCGGTAATGCTGCGACAGATGGGGTACAACTGTTCCATCAACGGCCGCATCCCGCCCAGGATTTCTGGTTCTTTGAGAAGTTCGGTCTTTGCTTCGCTGATCCTCATAATTCATCCGACCCGTTGAAATCCGGATAGTTCGCGTCCCTGTCGCAAATTAACCGAGCTTCCATGGGCCATGATATGCCAAACGCCGGATCGTTCCAGCGCACACCGCGGGCGGCACTTCCCTCGTAAAAAGTTGACATCTGATAGAACACTTCAGTGTCATTAGCCAAGGTTTGAAAACCATGGGCCAGACCTTCCGGAATGAACAGCATGCGGCCGTTGTCTTCGGTCAAGGTTTCTGCGACGTGGTGCAGGTAGGTGGGGGAATTCCTTCTTAGATCGATGATGACATCGTGGATGGCACCGCGGGTGCAACGAACGAGCTTGCACTCCCCAAATGGCTCCGCTTGATAATGCATGCCCCGAAGCGTGCCCTCCCTGTGATTGAAGGACGTGTTGCACTGCACCAGTTCGGCGTTCAATCCATGCTCGGCAAACTCCTTTCTACACCACGTCCGGGCGAAGTAGCCACGGGTGTCGGAGAATCGTTCCAGTTCGATGAGAAAGGCGCCGCGAATTTCCGTTTCGTAGAACCGCATACGAATCAGTGAACCTGAACCTCTGGAATGGCCGTGATGAACTTGCCGCCCCAATCACGGATATAGGCCATTTGCTGCATGATCTCATCCTTCAGATTCCAGGGGAGAATCATGACATAGTCCGGCTTGGTCTCCCGAATGCGATCAGGGGCGAATATCGGAATGTGCACACCGGGAAGGTAAAGTCCCTGCTTGTGAGGACTCAGGTCGACGGTGTAGTCGAGAAAATCGGTCCGTACGCCGCAGTAATTGAGGAGGGTATTTCCTTTGGCGGGCGCACCGTAGCCAACGATGGTCTTGCCCGCTTCCTTGGTGGCGATGAGAAATTTAAGCACCTCGCGCTTCGTCCTTTTGACCTTCTCAGTGAAGCTGTCGTAATACGCCAGGTCCTGAACGCCGACCGCCTGTTCGCGGGCCAGCAAATCGGTGAGCCGCGCTTCCTGTGGACGATTGGCATTGCCGTCATGGCAGGCATAGATGCGCAGCGATCCACCGTGGGTCGGCAATTCCTCCACGTCAAAAAGTCGAAGACCATGGGCAGCAAAGATCTTGCTCACAGCCGTCGCGGACAGATAGGAGTAATGCTCGTGGTAGATGGTGTCGAACTGATTATGTTCCACCAACTGCAGCAAGTGCGGGAACTCCATGGTGATGATGCCGCTGTCCTTGAGCAGCACCTTCATGCCGCCAACAAAATCATTGATGTCAGGCACATGCGCCAGCACGTTGTTGCCCAGCAACAGATCTGCTGACTTTCCTTCAGCGACCAGGGATTTGGCGGTCTCCACGCCGAAGAACTTGACCACCGACGGTATCCCCTTGGCCACCGCCACTTCCGCCACATTTGCCGCCGGTTCGACTCCCAGAACGGGAATGGATTTCTCCTTGAAATATTGCAGCAGATATCCGTCATTACTGGCAATTTCCACCACCAGATTGCTGCTGTTCAAACCGAAGCGACTCTGCATGTCGTCGGTGTAGCGCTTCGCATGACGCAGCCAGCTTTCGGAATAGGAAGAAAAATACAAATAGTCCGAAAAGATATTGGCCGGACTTTCATATTCGGCCAACTGCACCAGAAAACAGGATGTGCACACATATACATCCAGTGGATAAAAAGCTTCGGCCTGACTCAGTTGGGAAGGCTTGATGTTGGAGTTCGCCAGGGGCGACATGCCTAGGTCGACGAACTTGTGGGTAAGTCCGGTCCCGCAAAAACGGCAGTGATAGGTATGGTCTGTCATTCTTCTGATTCCTTTGAGCAGCGGCTGATGGTGCGGAACGATCCGATCGATCAGGCCCGGACCCATTTCAGGTCGGTATTCAGCAAGCCTTTGTTCTGCAGTTTCTGCAGGACTTTGAGACGGATAAAATCGGAGCTACGGAAATCGGTATCGGCAAAGCCGATGGACGACAAGCGGTCCTTGATCTCGCTGATGGCATCCTCTATGCGCACTTGCGGCTGATGATTCGGCGCCAGCTGCTTATAGAGAGAAAAATCGACGCGGTAGGAGCGCTTGTCGGGCTGCGCATCCTTGTTGATCGAAATCGCCGTACCCGGCAGGATGTTGGCGACAATCTCCGCCAAATCCTTCACCTGGAAATTCCAGGCATCGGAACCCGCGTTCACAGACAGACATGTGCCACCGCTACTGGCCTCACGGACACAGGCCCAGGAAATCGCCCGCGCCATATCATTGACGTGGATCAGAGGCCGCCACGGGGTACCGTCGCTGAGAATATCGATCTTCTTCCAAACCATGGCTCCGGCGACAAAATCATTGAGCACCAGATCCAAGCGCAGCCGGTCACTCATGCCGCAGGCGGTGGCGAAACGCAGGCAGGTGACGGAAAATCCTTCATCCGCCACCTCTTTCAATGCCTCCTCGGAAAACACCTTGGACTTGGCATACATCGTCAAAGGATTTAGGTCCGAGTCTTCCTTTCTGGGCGCACTATCGGCGGAACCATAAATACTGCAACTGGAAGCGAACACAAACCGCTTCACCCCGACCTTCTTCGCCAGCCGGGCAATGTCGATACTGGCCTTGTAGTTGATCTCCTCGGTCACCGCCTCGTAGAGATTCCCCATGGGATCATTGGAGATGGCAGACAGGTGCACAACGACATCCACCCCGTCGAGCACCGCCGGGTCCATGTTTCTGACATCACCGAAATACTGAACATCGGCCCGAGTCTCAGGCAATACGTCACAGGCCGTAAGGCAATGGGCAAAATAGCCCATGTCGTAGCCGATGATCTGCGCCTGCGGATAGTCTTGGCGCAGAGTCTTGACGACGCCTGGCCCCACATATCCCATGTTTCCTGTAATCAATATCTTCACAGTGTTATCCCAAGTTCTTAATAACTTCTTCGCAAACGAATTTCGAGAATGGAATGGAGCACGTGAATCCGGGCGAAACGGCGTTCAGCACATGCAAAGAACGCTTATCGGCCTCCAGAATGAAGTCCATCTCCAGACATTTTTTCTTGATGTTGATCAACTGTGCCCGCAGCCCCGGCTTGCCCCATTTGTCGAATTGCGTCGGATCCATGTCCGTCACCATGGTGCTCGCCAGATTCAGCAGGTGACGCTTTGAATATTTCTTGAACTCCTCCATGGAAAGCGCGGCAAAATCGAAAGTTGAGCCCGTCAGCAGTCGCATCTGGTTGACCAGCACTTCCATGCATTCGCCCAATTCAAAATTCCCCAGTCCCTCATAATGCTCGCGCCAGAACGCCGGGATGGCCGTGGGGCCGATCTTAACCATGCCCGAAACGGTCACCGTGAAGTGCACGCCCAGGAAGGGATTCTTCAGGTTGGGAACCGGATAGATATTGGTGCGGAGGAATCCGGGCTTGCGACTGGAAGTCAGATAGATGCCCTTGAAGGGGACTATCGAATAATCCTGGGAAAATCCGAAATCCCGCGCAATGCTGTCGGCATACAAACCTGCCGCGTTGACGGTGTACCCCGCTTCGACAGGTCCACCGCTGGTCAATACCTGTCCGTTCTTGAATCCCAGGTAACGCGTCGAGAAGCGGAACTCGACGCCTTCAGCCAAGGCATCCTCCTGCATCTTGGCCAGCACTTGCATGGGGTCGACCGAGGAGGTGGTGGGCGAAAACAAGCCCCGCTCATGGGTTGCGACCAGTGGCTCGATCTCCCGCGCCTCGGCCGCCGTAATGGACTGCAGTTCGATGCCATTGGCCTTGCCGCGCGCAATCAATTCATCCATGGTCTTCAATTCCGCCTCGTCCTTGGCGACTACCAGCTTCCCGCACTTATTGATGGGAATGCCGTGATGATCACAGAACTCGGTCAGCGCGCGGTTGCCCTCCTTGGTAAAGCGTGCCTTGAGACTATCCGCCGTGTAATAAAACCCGGCGTGCAGCACGCCGCTGTTACGGCCGCTGGTGTGCCGCCCGCAACCGTCCTCCTTTTCGAGGACGACTACCTTGGCATCCGGATAAGCACGCTTGAGTTCGCGCGCCACATTGACGCCGATAATGCCTCCCCCCAGAACCAGAAAGTCACACGTGCTCATGGGGTTTACCAGACCTTCCAGGGCGCTTTGTCACTGGCCCACAAATCATCGAGCACATGTTTGTCGCGCAGGGTATCCATGGGTTGCCAAAAGCCCTTGTGCTTGTATGCCGCCAATTGTCCCTCCTTAGCCAACCTCACCATGGGGCCTTGTTCCCAGACCGTCGTTTCGTCTTCGACGTAGTCTATGGCTTCAGGCTCCAGCACGAAGAAACCGCCATTGATCCAGGCGCCATCTCCGTCCGGCTTTTCGCGGAAGGAGGGCACGCGGGTATCTTCCTCTTTCAAGGTAAACGCTCCAAAACGGCCTGGGGGTTGCACCGCCGTGACAGTGGCTTTCACTTTCTGCTCGTTGTGGAATTTGACCAGTTCGTGAATGTTGACATCGCTGACGCCATCACCGTAGGTCAGGCAGAAAGTCTCATCGCCGATATAGCGCCGTGCCCGCTTGAGACGACCGCCGGTCATTGTCCCCTCGCCTGTATCCACGAGGGTTACCTTCCAGGGTTCCGCGCCGTGCTGGTGCACATCCATCTGGTTGTCCGCCAGGTTCAGCGTGAGGTCGGCCGTGTGCAGGTAGTAATTGATGAAATAGTCCTTGATGACGTGACCCTTGTAGCCACAACAAATCACGAACTCATTGATGCCATAAGCGGAGTAGATCTTCATGATGTGCCAGAGTATGGGCATCGACCCCACTTCCACCATCGGCTTAGGCCTGATCGCGCTTTCCTCGCTGATGCGGGTCCCATAGCCTCCCGCCAAGATTACTGCCTTCATATGCCTCCATCAATTCTTCTGGTGGCCTGCACCCGCCACCTTTTTGAGGCTAGTGCCTGATGGCGGTCATGCGCGCACCGAGACATTCGCCCTTCCCAATTTTTTCGGATGCAAAGGGTCACCCGAATTTTCGGTGTACTCCGACTACCGGAATCCCATCTGGCGCGCTGAATCCCTCACTCCGGAACCATAACGGTATCGCCGGGCTGCAGGATGATGTTCTGCTCGAGGTTTTCCCCGTTGACTACCTCGTTATAGTCGAAATTGAAGGTTACCGTGCCATCCTTGGTGCGGCGCAAGACCTTGATATCGTCTTCATCCGCATACACGGTCAGGCCGCCCGCCAGACTGATGGCCTGCATGACGTCAACATACCGACCGACTGGGTATTCTCCGGGCTTGTTGACCTTTCCGATGACGTAGATGACGTTGCCCTTGAACATCTTGACGGTCACCGACACGGCCGGATCCGGCATGAATTTCGATAGGCTGGAGGCGATTTCGTCCCGCAGCTGATCGGCCGTCTTCCCCGCTGCCTTAACGTTTCCGATCAACGGGAAGGTGATGCCCCCGTCCGGCCGCACGGGCACTTCACGGGTCAATTCAGGTTCCTTCCAGACGGAAACGTCGAGAATGTCGCCGGCCGCAATCAGGTATTCCGTCGGCTTCTCGTCAGCCGCAAAGACACTGGCGCCGAACAGACAACACAGGCTCGCCACGATACTCAAGAATTTGCTTTTCACTTTAACCTCGTCTCCAGTTCACTGGTAATTGATCCCGTTGAGCCACGAACTTGGGCTCACCCCGCGTTGATCCAGAACGGCGATGGTCTCACCTGAGTCCGAGGCCGGCAACCCGCGCATCGCGGAGCATTGTCTAGGTATCAAGGGGTAGATTCAAGCCGCCACCTTGTCGCCCCCCCCTGAACGCGGCACGGCAATGTCGATCAGCACTTATTCAAAACAGTCCCGAGCAGCCTTACGCCGGCACCCTCGATCAAACGAGCTGCACGCCTAACCTCGTCTGTGGTGCTGCGTCCAGCCTCAATAACCAAAAGAGCGCTGTCCACGCTAGGAAGGAACGCCAAGGCGTCGTCGCTGGGGAACATGGGTGGCAAGTCGAACACGATGATTCGGGACTGGTACCTGTTTTTGATCTCGTGCACCAGATCATTCATCTGAGGGGACATCAGCATCTCTGAGGAACGTCCTATGGGCCGCCCCCCAGGAAGAATGACGAGACGCTCGATACCGGGATTGATGAGAATCTCCGACAAGGGCACACTGTCAGTCAAGCGATCGCACAAACCGAAATCGGGCTTGATACCGAAATACGCGTGCACTGAGGGCTGCGCCAAATTGCAGTCAACCAGCAGCACGGTATTACCTAGATCCATGGTCAGCGTTATGGCCAGATTGATAGCAGTCAGGGTAGACCCTGCACCGGCACGCGGCGAGGTAACGGCAAGCAGGTTCTCATTGCTTTCACGCAGACGTTGCAGAATCTTGGTCCGCAACACCTTGAAAGCATGGGTATAGCTGCCTGTCGCCAAGCCAGAAATAACCCTGCGCCGTCCCAATACATCAGGCGGGACCGGAATCGTTTTGGTCTGATTGTACGCAATACTCTCGGGTAATACCCGAGCGCCTCTGCTCTTGGGAACCGCTGGGACTGGGGGGCGCGCCAGATTGATCGCCGCCTCGAAGTCATTCTCAAGACGCGCGATCTCAGAGGACTTTTTCTTTTGATCCATTATACGATGTCCACGCAAACCGGAAAAAATGAAGAGAAAGCTAGATACAAGGCAAGATTCACGCCAAAAGTGAAGATGGATCTGGCATCACAAACGACTTTAACCACGGATTCCCGCAGCGCTCAGTCCGCCGATTTTCGATCCAAGACTAGTTGGCAGCCCAGCAAATGCAAGACACGCGATCAGCTTGCGCTCTTTATGCCTTCCCAAGGGACTTTAACTGTTGCCGAGTAACGACAATGTCATCGTCCGCCAGCAAGGGGATATTGACTAGCGGCAGTTCTCCCAAGATATCCGCCAGTTGGCTCTCTTTATAAATCTTGTTGTCGAAAAATTCCGCGATGAAGGCGAAGGCGACACCTGTACCCATAGCCAATACAAACCCCAGAAGCATGATACCGATACGGTTCGGCTTGACTGGTCGATCAGGAAAATCCGGGGGCTCCAACAACGAGAAACGCTCGCCCTTGCCTTTTTCTTCTAGCGACTGCGCAATCTTAGCCTGCAAAAGTTTGTTCTTGATGTCGTGATAACGATCACGTACATCCTGGTAATCGCGCATCAGTTTCTGGTATTCCCGTTCAACCTCAGGAATCCTTGCAAGACGCTGCTCATACATCTCCACTTTCGCCTTCAAACCTGCGCGCTGACCCAGCATGGAGTTGATATTGCTCTGCACGGCCCGGATCTGGGTCTGCGTGGAGATATACGCGGGGTTTTCCGGCGGCGCGTCATCCTGAACACGACGGGCACTTCGTGCGGTGGCCTTCTGTTCCTTCTCAAGCCTTTCGATGGCGCGTTCCAGTTTTATCACATCCGGGTGGTCCTTGGAGTACTTCTCGAGCTTATCGGCATATTGGCTTTTCAGAAGTTCCAGATCCTGAAAATTCTCTCGGCCGCTATTGCCTGACCTTCCCAGCGTCTTCTCTAGGCTGGCAATTTCATTTTTGAGCTTGACCACATCTGGATAGTCCGGGCTATAAAGCGCAGACAGACGAATCAATTCTGTCTTCTTGACCTTCAACTGCTCCTGAGGGCTCATGATGCGTTCACCCGTCGAAGACACCATGCCCTGATAGGGTTCTATGGTGATCAAGGTACCTTCCAGTTCGAGCTTGCGTTGTTCCTGAGCGTCAATCGACTTGGTCAACTGAAGGATCTCATCCTCCGTGCGTAACACAAATTGATTGTAAACATTGAGATTTTCCGGCAGGTAATCTGCCTTCTCAGCCTTGAACGCGGCAATCTCCTGCTCGATTTCGGCAATCTCGCGACTCAACGCCTCGGACTCGGCGCTCAGAAAAGCCGTTGTTTCCTCCGCACTCTTCATGCGCACCTTGATGTTCTCACCAAGAAAGAGGTCCACTAGATCGGTGGTGACCTTTTGCGCCACATCCGGACTATCGCCGTCATAAGAGATTGTAAAGGCGATAGTCGCCTCGGCCTTGCCGCCTCCTCCTTTACGTGGGTCTTTCACGTCGGCACCCACCAATTCCTTTTGTATGTTGGCTTTAACTTTGGCCGGGATCTCCTGCAGCATGCCGACCGCGCGCAGGTCCGGAAAGAGATTGTATTTCTCGGCAATGGCGAGAATATTGTCACGCTTGAGCACTTCCTGAGCGATGCGCTCGATGCGCTCTGATGCGTAGGAGGTGACCGTCGACCGCACCAGGTCATCGGGAATCTCCTGCTCTTCCACCAGCACGGTGGCGGTCGACCGGTAAACCGGAGGCAACAGGAAGGCCAAGGCAACTGCCGCGATGGCCACAATCGTCGCAGGAATCAGGAAGTGATTCTTGCGCCTCGAGATAATGCCAATATAGTCGCCGAAGTGCGGCGCGTTGGTTGAGCCTTGCATGTGTACTTTTACATCCGTCGATGAGGTGCGGCAGAGCGGCCCAAAGGAGCCGCCCGAGCCTGGTTCCGTTACTATAGCAAGTGTACGCGGCCCTGCCTAAGTATTGTGGCCTCGGTGGCCGGAACGGGAGGTTCCGGCTGCGAACCGATTAGCGCCACCGGCTTTCAGTTGGGTTTGACGATGACAAGATAGTTTTCCGGTGTTCCACTGGCACCAGTGGCCATGTTACCAAGCAGGGTGAATGGAGCCGTCACGCTGGTTTTCCGGTAAAGCCGCATGCTGGGAGCCGCCGCGGCATTCGACGTCGTCAACCGCATGCCGGTGTCGACAAACCCGCTGGTGAGCCAGTTGGGCTTGGCACCACCATCATCGTAAGCGACGTAGACCGTGGCTGAACCACCGAAATTCAGGGTCAGATAATCCGAATTGGCGAGCGACTTGTCGCCGTTGTTGGTCATGACCCACACGCCGCCCGCAATCTCCGCCGGCAATTCCCCCGGGTGGTTTACGCTCGACGTGGCGTAACCCGTGATGGTGTAGTTGGCGTCTGCGTAATACGGGTCGCCCACCCCTACTGCGTTCTGTTTGTACGTGGACGGACTGACGCAGCCCCCCTGATTAACGACGCGAACGCAGATGGCATCCAACAGGAACGGCATACCGTTGTCGCCTGAAAAGTGGTTGTACCACAGTTGGGCCATCAAGCTGTAACCCAGTGCGTTGGGATGCAACGTGTCTACAAAAAGACTGAAGCGATTTACACCCGCCCCGAGAAACGCATCATAGAAGTCGGGCCCAATTTCGTCGGGCGCTAGCCCAAGTTGCTCGGAGATTACGCGGTTCATCTCCTGAGCCTTGAGGTTCTTGGCATGCGACTCTGGAGCCGAGTAGAGCGTGGTTTCCGAGTCGCCAAAGCGAGGCGGAATTCTAGCCACGAATGGCTTTTTGCCTGCGTTTCGAATTCTGCGGATGATTTCCAGCATGTTCGCCTTGAATGTTCCGGCACACGCTGTTCCGGAACAGTCCAAGCCACTGGGCACGTTGGTGCCAACCTCGTTGGTCCCTAACATGACTAGAACCTGATCAGCGTCGCTATATTTCTCTAAGGCCGCATCGAGGCGCCCCCTCCCTAGCACTTCCTGCGCGCGGTCACCCGGGAATCCGCTGTTAAAAATGATCGTCGGGGTTTCCGGGTGCAATTGGTTTAAGGCCCCCGTCAGTGGAGCCTCGTACCCCTGCATGTTCTGCACCCAACCATCCAACTCGCTGTTGTCGGCATTGAAATCGTCCCCGAGACCGAAGGTGATGCTATCGCCTATGGCCAGGAAATTGGCTCCCCTGGATCCGATCTGTACATTCGTATCTGAAAACGCAGTAGTCTGACCATTGAGCAGCAATTGCGCGGTCAGGTCCTGCACATGCACGTTGAGGGGTGCCGCGCATTGAGCCTGGAACAAGCCCGGAGCGGCCTGGGACTCGGCTGTCGGCTGCGCAGTACAGGCGACGCCATCCAGGGAGAACTGGACCTGAGCCGTACTGGCAACCGGTTTGTTCATAAGGATCGCCGAGACATTCAGGGTACCACCCGTAGCGACGCTGTAGGCCTCGGGCTTGGCAATGACCAGACTGGTGGCGCCTGAATTCAAATCCACACTGACGTCGTCAAATGCACAAGCGTGGCGGCAATACAG is a window encoding:
- the rfbC gene encoding dTDP-4-dehydrorhamnose 3,5-epimerase, which produces MRFYETEIRGAFLIELERFSDTRGYFARTWCRKEFAEHGLNAELVQCNTSFNHREGTLRGMHYQAEPFGECKLVRCTRGAIHDVIIDLRRNSPTYLHHVAETLTEDNGRMLFIPEGLAHGFQTLANDTEVFYQMSTFYEGSAARGVRWNDPAFGISWPMEARLICDRDANYPDFNGSDEL
- a CDS encoding class I SAM-dependent methyltransferase, with product MTDHTYHCRFCGTGLTHKFVDLGMSPLANSNIKPSQLSQAEAFYPLDVYVCTSCFLVQLAEYESPANIFSDYLYFSSYSESWLRHAKRYTDDMQSRFGLNSSNLVVEIASNDGYLLQYFKEKSIPVLGVEPAANVAEVAVAKGIPSVVKFFGVETAKSLVAEGKSADLLLGNNVLAHVPDINDFVGGMKVLLKDSGIITMEFPHLLQLVEHNQFDTIYHEHYSYLSATAVSKIFAAHGLRLFDVEELPTHGGSLRIYACHDGNANRPQEARLTDLLAREQAVGVQDLAYYDSFTEKVKRTKREVLKFLIATKEAGKTIVGYGAPAKGNTLLNYCGVRTDFLDYTVDLSPHKQGLYLPGVHIPIFAPDRIRETKPDYVMILPWNLKDEIMQQMAYIRDWGGKFITAIPEVQVH
- a CDS encoding NAD-dependent epimerase/dehydratase family protein, whose product is MKILITGNMGYVGPGVVKTLRQDYPQAQIIGYDMGYFAHCLTACDVLPETRADVQYFGDVRNMDPAVLDGVDVVVHLSAISNDPMGNLYEAVTEEINYKASIDIARLAKKVGVKRFVFASSCSIYGSADSAPRKEDSDLNPLTMYAKSKVFSEEALKEVADEGFSVTCLRFATACGMSDRLRLDLVLNDFVAGAMVWKKIDILSDGTPWRPLIHVNDMARAISWACVREASSGGTCLSVNAGSDAWNFQVKDLAEIVANILPGTAISINKDAQPDKRSYRVDFSLYKQLAPNHQPQVRIEDAISEIKDRLSSIGFADTDFRSSDFIRLKVLQKLQNKGLLNTDLKWVRA
- the lhgO gene encoding L-2-hydroxyglutarate oxidase, with translation MSTCDFLVLGGGIIGVNVARELKRAYPDAKVVVLEKEDGCGRHTSGRNSGVLHAGFYYTADSLKARFTKEGNRALTEFCDHHGIPINKCGKLVVAKDEAELKTMDELIARGKANGIELQSITAAEAREIEPLVATHERGLFSPTTSSVDPMQVLAKMQEDALAEGVEFRFSTRYLGFKNGQVLTSGGPVEAGYTVNAAGLYADSIARDFGFSQDYSIVPFKGIYLTSSRKPGFLRTNIYPVPNLKNPFLGVHFTVTVSGMVKIGPTAIPAFWREHYEGLGNFELGECMEVLVNQMRLLTGSTFDFAALSMEEFKKYSKRHLLNLASTMVTDMDPTQFDKWGKPGLRAQLINIKKKCLEMDFILEADKRSLHVLNAVSPGFTCSIPFSKFVCEEVIKNLG
- the rfbF gene encoding glucose-1-phosphate cytidylyltransferase, with the translated sequence MKAVILAGGYGTRISEESAIRPKPMVEVGSMPILWHIMKIYSAYGINEFVICCGYKGHVIKDYFINYYLHTADLTLNLADNQMDVHQHGAEPWKVTLVDTGEGTMTGGRLKRARRYIGDETFCLTYGDGVSDVNIHELVKFHNEQKVKATVTAVQPPGRFGAFTLKEEDTRVPSFREKPDGDGAWINGGFFVLEPEAIDYVEDETTVWEQGPMVRLAKEGQLAAYKHKGFWQPMDTLRDKHVLDDLWASDKAPWKVW
- a CDS encoding polysaccharide biosynthesis/export family protein, which encodes MKSKFLSIVASLCCLFGASVFAADEKPTEYLIAAGDILDVSVWKEPELTREVPVRPDGGITFPLIGNVKAAGKTADQLRDEIASSLSKFMPDPAVSVTVKMFKGNVIYVIGKVNKPGEYPVGRYVDVMQAISLAGGLTVYADEDDIKVLRRTKDGTVTFNFDYNEVVNGENLEQNIILQPGDTVMVPE
- a CDS encoding CpsD/CapB family tyrosine-protein kinase, giving the protein MDQKKKSSEIARLENDFEAAINLARPPVPAVPKSRGARVLPESIAYNQTKTIPVPPDVLGRRRVISGLATGSYTHAFKVLRTKILQRLRESNENLLAVTSPRAGAGSTLTAINLAITLTMDLGNTVLLVDCNLAQPSVHAYFGIKPDFGLCDRLTDSVPLSEILINPGIERLVILPGGRPIGRSSEMLMSPQMNDLVHEIKNRYQSRIIVFDLPPMFPSDDALAFLPSVDSALLVIEAGRSTTDEVRRAARLIEGAGVRLLGTVLNKC
- a CDS encoding Wzz/FepE/Etk N-terminal domain-containing protein — protein: MQGSTNAPHFGDYIGIISRRKNHFLIPATIVAIAAVALAFLLPPVYRSTATVLVEEQEIPDDLVRSTVTSYASERIERIAQEVLKRDNILAIAEKYNLFPDLRAVGMLQEIPAKVKANIQKELVGADVKDPRKGGGGKAEATIAFTISYDGDSPDVAQKVTTDLVDLFLGENIKVRMKSAEETTAFLSAESEALSREIAEIEQEIAAFKAEKADYLPENLNVYNQFVLRTEDEILQLTKSIDAQEQRKLELEGTLITIEPYQGMVSSTGERIMSPQEQLKVKKTELIRLSALYSPDYPDVVKLKNEIASLEKTLGRSGNSGRENFQDLELLKSQYADKLEKYSKDHPDVIKLERAIERLEKEQKATARSARRVQDDAPPENPAYISTQTQIRAVQSNINSMLGQRAGLKAKVEMYEQRLARIPEVEREYQKLMRDYQDVRDRYHDIKNKLLQAKIAQSLEEKGKGERFSLLEPPDFPDRPVKPNRIGIMLLGFVLAMGTGVAFAFIAEFFDNKIYKESQLADILGELPLVNIPLLADDDIVVTRQQLKSLGKA